Proteins encoded in a region of the Pirellulales bacterium genome:
- a CDS encoding thioredoxin family protein codes for MRKISAIAFLLVVLLASTAVAGKFNKVLSIGDTAPSLANIVGTDDKQHSLADYKDAKAIVVVFTCNHCPVAQQYEQRLVELQRDYKDKNVQVIAICVNGGDEDNLAHMKKRAEEREFNFPYLSDPTQAAGKLYGAQKTPEVVVLDGKRKVVYMGAIDDSWMAADEVKKPYVRNALDAVLSGKSPEVQEARATGCGIEYAR; via the coding sequence ATGCGCAAGATTTCGGCAATCGCCTTTCTATTGGTGGTTCTGCTGGCAAGCACGGCCGTGGCCGGCAAGTTCAACAAGGTTTTGAGCATCGGCGATACCGCCCCGTCGCTGGCCAACATTGTCGGCACTGACGACAAGCAACACAGCCTGGCCGACTATAAGGATGCCAAGGCGATCGTGGTCGTCTTCACCTGCAATCATTGCCCGGTCGCGCAACAATACGAGCAGCGGCTCGTCGAATTGCAGCGCGATTACAAGGACAAGAACGTGCAGGTCATCGCCATCTGCGTCAACGGCGGCGACGAAGACAACCTGGCCCACATGAAGAAGCGCGCCGAAGAGCGCGAGTTCAACTTCCCCTACTTGTCCGATCCGACGCAAGCGGCCGGCAAACTGTACGGCGCGCAAAAGACGCCCGAGGTCGTTGTTCTCGACGGCAAGCGCAAGGTCGTGTACATGGGCGCGATCGACGATAGCTGGATGGCCGCTGACGAAGTGAAGAAGCCGTACGTCCGCAACGCACTCGACGCGGTGCTGTCGGGTAAGAGCCCCGAGGTGCAGGAAGCGCGCGCCACGGGCTGCGGCATCGAATACGCTCGCTAG
- a CDS encoding TlpA disulfide reductase family protein has product MWRLLRITCALSFGGLAFSTCLMLAGCAKEHPGAESKAGKVGKSETEALAEEGKPAPIPVTVVGKEEYQKAIAAHQGKVVLVDYWATWCGPCVKQFPHTVELWQKNRDRGLDVIALSFDEPTEVESVQKFLADKGATFENLISKVGAAESSADEFDFDGALPNYAIYGRDGKLVKRISPSDPTIPFRPELIDQAIEEQLALPAP; this is encoded by the coding sequence ATGTGGCGCCTCCTTCGAATTACTTGCGCGTTGTCATTCGGCGGGTTGGCTTTCTCGACCTGCTTGATGCTCGCCGGCTGCGCCAAGGAACATCCGGGCGCTGAATCCAAAGCGGGCAAAGTTGGCAAATCCGAGACCGAAGCGCTGGCCGAGGAAGGCAAGCCTGCGCCGATCCCGGTCACCGTGGTTGGCAAGGAGGAGTATCAAAAGGCCATCGCCGCGCATCAGGGCAAGGTGGTGCTCGTCGACTACTGGGCCACCTGGTGCGGACCGTGCGTCAAGCAGTTTCCTCATACCGTCGAACTGTGGCAGAAAAACCGCGATCGCGGTCTGGACGTGATCGCCCTCTCGTTTGACGAGCCAACGGAGGTCGAGAGCGTGCAAAAGTTCCTTGCCGACAAAGGCGCAACGTTCGAGAACCTGATCAGCAAAGTGGGCGCGGCGGAATCTTCGGCCGACGAATTCGACTTCGACGGGGCACTGCCGAATTACGCGATCTACGGCCGCGACGGGAAACTGGTGAAGCGCATTTCGCCTTCGGATCCCACGATTCCATTCCGCCCGGAGCTGATCGACCAGGCGATCGAAGAGCAACTGGCCCTGCCGGCCCCGTGA
- a CDS encoding alpha/beta fold hydrolase, with protein MRRISVGEAQFNVYERGAGPAVVFLHGFPLSHSMWMRQLDELGATNRLVAPDLRGFGRSTVTDGKVTMAQMADDVAGILDCMNIRQSVCLCGLSMGGYVAFEFWRRHRDRVRSMILCDTRSLPDTPEAAAGRHQTADRVLADGAGVVAEAMLPKLLGPRTRAEQPLVAEAVREMILATDPHGIAAALRGMAERADSTDLLSKITVRTLVLVGQEDAISPPDEMRKLAGGIPQAQFTVIPGAGHMSPLENSSAVNGAIAAFLANELHAR; from the coding sequence ATGCGCCGCATCAGCGTTGGCGAGGCTCAATTCAACGTCTACGAGCGCGGGGCGGGTCCCGCGGTCGTCTTCCTGCATGGTTTTCCGCTGAGCCATTCGATGTGGATGCGCCAGCTCGACGAGCTGGGCGCGACGAATCGCCTGGTTGCCCCCGACTTGCGCGGCTTCGGGCGCAGCACGGTCACCGACGGCAAGGTCACAATGGCCCAGATGGCCGACGACGTGGCCGGCATTCTCGATTGTATGAACATTCGCCAATCGGTATGCCTGTGCGGCTTGTCGATGGGGGGCTACGTGGCGTTTGAATTTTGGCGTCGCCATCGCGATCGGGTGCGATCGATGATTTTGTGCGATACGCGCAGCCTGCCCGACACGCCCGAGGCGGCCGCCGGCCGGCACCAGACGGCGGACCGCGTCCTTGCCGACGGAGCCGGCGTGGTCGCCGAGGCCATGCTTCCCAAGTTGCTCGGTCCTCGCACGCGGGCGGAACAGCCGCTCGTGGCCGAGGCGGTGCGCGAAATGATCCTCGCCACCGATCCGCACGGGATCGCAGCGGCGCTGCGCGGCATGGCCGAGCGCGCCGATTCGACCGATCTACTGTCCAAGATTACTGTGCGAACACTGGTCCTGGTGGGGCAAGAAGACGCCATCAGCCCGCCGGATGAAATGCGCAAACTGGCCGGCGGAATTCCGCAGGCGCAATTCACGGTCATTCCGGGCGCGGGGCATATGTCGCCGCTGGAGAATTCGTCGGCGGTCAACGGCGCGATCGCGGCGTTCCTGGCCAACGAATTGCATGCGCGGTAA
- a CDS encoding agmatine deiminase family protein, with translation MNSVETPASLGYRMPAEWEPHAATWLSWPHNLESWPGNFDPIPGVWAELVRTLSAHEPVHVLAGGPEVLAQAHAMVGDLPQVTIHDIATNDAWTRDHGPMFLQGPAGAEPALVHWGYNAWGGKYPPFDRDVQVPAKIARLLGMRRFEPGIILEGGAIDVNGLGAVLTTEQCLLNPNRNPHLSRADVERYLRDYGVGRHVIWLGEGIVGDDTDGHIDELARFVGPRTVVTALEDDPADENYQALADNLRRLQSAVDQEGRPLEVVTFPMPRAVYYDDRRLPASYMNFYVANGVVIVPQFDCPADAVAIERLAQLFPGRQVRGLRAVELVWGLGTFHCSTQQQPRAMS, from the coding sequence ATGAACTCTGTCGAAACGCCTGCCTCGCTTGGTTATCGCATGCCGGCCGAATGGGAGCCGCACGCGGCGACCTGGCTGTCGTGGCCGCACAACCTGGAAAGCTGGCCCGGCAACTTTGACCCGATTCCCGGTGTGTGGGCCGAGCTGGTGCGCACCCTTTCGGCGCACGAGCCGGTACACGTGCTGGCCGGAGGGCCCGAAGTGCTGGCCCAGGCCCACGCGATGGTGGGCGACTTGCCGCAAGTCACGATTCACGACATCGCGACGAACGACGCTTGGACGCGCGATCACGGACCGATGTTCCTGCAAGGTCCGGCAGGCGCCGAACCGGCCCTTGTGCACTGGGGCTATAACGCCTGGGGCGGCAAGTATCCGCCCTTCGACCGCGACGTGCAGGTGCCGGCCAAGATCGCGCGCCTTCTCGGCATGCGCCGCTTCGAGCCGGGCATCATTCTCGAAGGGGGCGCGATCGACGTGAATGGGCTGGGCGCGGTGCTCACGACCGAACAGTGCCTGCTGAACCCGAATCGCAACCCGCACCTTTCGCGCGCCGACGTTGAGCGCTACTTGCGCGATTACGGCGTCGGCCGGCACGTGATCTGGCTGGGCGAAGGCATTGTCGGTGACGATACCGACGGGCATATCGACGAGCTGGCGCGTTTTGTCGGGCCGCGTACGGTCGTGACCGCGCTCGAAGACGATCCGGCCGACGAAAACTATCAGGCGCTGGCCGACAACCTGCGCCGCCTGCAATCGGCCGTCGATCAAGAGGGACGCCCGCTGGAGGTCGTCACGTTTCCGATGCCACGCGCCGTGTATTACGACGACCGCCGACTGCCGGCCAGCTACATGAATTTCTACGTCGCCAACGGCGTGGTTATCGTGCCGCAATTCGATTGCCCAGCCGATGCGGTCGCCATCGAGCGGCTCGCGCAGCTCTTTCCCGGCCGGCAGGTGCGTGGGCTGCGGGCCGTCGAGCTTGTCTGGGGCCTGGGCACCTTCCACTGTAGCACGCAGCAACAGCCACGCGCGATGAGCTAG